One window from the genome of Helicobacter pylori encodes:
- a CDS encoding agmatine deiminase family protein, whose amino-acid sequence MKRMLAEFEKIQAILMAFPHEFGDWAYCIKEARESFLNIIQTIAKHAKVLVCVHTSDTIGYEMLKNLSGVEIARIDTNDTWARDFGAISIENQGVLECLDFGFNGWGLKYPSNLDNQVNFKLKSLGFLKHPLKTMLYVLEGGSIESDGAGSILTNTQCLLEKNRNPHLNQNGIENMLKKELGAKQVLWYSYGYLKGDDTDSHTDTLARFLDKDTIVYSACEDENDEHYTALKKMQEELKTFKKLDKTPYKLIPLEIPKAIFDENQQRLPATYVNFLLCNNALIVPTYNDPKDTLILETLKQHTPLEVIGVDCNTLIKQHGSLHCVTMQLY is encoded by the coding sequence ATGAAAAGAATGTTAGCGGAGTTTGAAAAAATCCAAGCGATTTTAATGGCGTTCCCCCATGAGTTTGGCGATTGGGCGTATTGCATCAAAGAAGCGAGAGAAAGCTTTTTAAACATCATTCAAACCATAGCCAAACACGCTAAAGTGTTAGTGTGCGTCCATACTAGCGATACTATCGGCTATGAGATGCTTAAAAACTTATCTGGTGTAGAGATCGCAAGGATTGACACTAACGACACATGGGCTAGGGATTTTGGAGCGATCAGTATTGAAAATCAGGGCGTTTTAGAGTGCTTGGATTTTGGTTTTAATGGCTGGGGGTTAAAATACCCGTCCAATTTAGACAATCAGGTGAATTTCAAACTCAAAAGTTTAGGGTTTTTAAAACACCCTTTAAAAACGATGCTCTATGTTTTAGAGGGCGGGAGCATAGAAAGCGATGGGGCCGGGAGCATTTTAACCAACACCCAATGCCTGCTAGAAAAAAATCGTAACCCCCATTTGAATCAAAATGGAATAGAAAACATGCTTAAAAAGGAATTAGGGGCTAAACAAGTGCTGTGGTATTCTTATGGCTATTTAAAAGGCGATGATACCGATAGCCATACCGACACGCTCGCTCGTTTTTTGGATAAAGACACCATTGTTTATAGTGCATGCGAAGATGAAAACGATGAGCATTACACAGCTTTAAAAAAAATGCAAGAAGAATTAAAAACCTTTAAAAAACTAGACAAAACGCCTTATAAACTCATCCCCTTAGAAATCCCCAAAGCCATTTTTGATGAAAACCAACAGCGCTTGCCGGCAACTTATGTGAATTTTTTATTGTGCAATAACGCCCTCATCGTCCCCACTTACAACGACCCTAAAGATACGCTCATTTTAGAAACCTTAAAACAACACACGCCCTTAGAAGTGATAGGGGTTGATTGCAATACCTTAATCAAACAGCATGGGAGTTTGCATTGTGTAACGATGCAACTTTATTGA
- the hypF gene encoding carbamoyltransferase HypF, with protein MNKITLFGVVQGVGMRPFIYTLAQKLGLVGFVRNAQAALEIVLPAHQTESFLNALKKGLPPLVLVEKIIISPYDKALHFNDFRILESKNHPLNLLSQIPKDLGVCEDCLREIRDKNSPYFHYAFNSCAKCGARYSLLNAMPYDRENSALKPFKFCEFCASIYQDPTNKRFHIQGISCKKCGIALNYKRFKNDDALLECAKDLQKGKIIALKGLGGFALLCDARNFQTIERLRLLKKRPLKPFALMFKDLNTAKQHAFLNALECESLISTSVPILLARKKPDTQLAPNIAKNSPFYGVILPYTPLHALLLDLLDFPIVFTSANFSSLPLASDEKEIDSLHFIFDFKLTHNRAIIHRIDDSIVQRVDNVIRPMRLARGFAPLYLTLPKRSFNAPKKILALGAEQKGHFSLLDSETSVLLLSPFCGDLSVLENEKHFKETLNFFLKTYDFKPTLLACDKHQNYTTTQMAFEFNTPLLQVQHHHAHFLASVLDALLQNPHLNHPFIGIVWDGSGAYDNKVYGAECFVGDFERIEEIARFEEFWLLGGQKAIKEPKRLVLEIALKHQLNKLLGRVQKHFKEDELEIFQQMHDKKIQSVATNSIGRLFDIVAFSLDLTGTISFEAESGQVLENLALQSDEIAFYPFEIKNSVVGLKAFYQAFEKDLGVLEPKRIAKKFFNSLVEIITALIAPFKEHVVVCSGGVFCNQLLCEQLAKRFKKLQREYFFHKHFPPNDSSIPIGQALMAYFNPTIIKKG; from the coding sequence TTGAACAAAATCACGCTTTTTGGCGTGGTTCAAGGCGTGGGCATGCGCCCTTTTATTTATACCCTGGCTCAAAAATTAGGGCTTGTAGGCTTTGTGCGTAACGCCCAAGCGGCTTTAGAAATCGTCTTACCCGCTCATCAAACAGAGTCTTTTTTAAACGCCCTCAAAAAAGGATTGCCCCCTTTAGTGCTGGTGGAAAAAATCATTATTAGCCCCTATGATAAGGCGCTTCATTTCAATGATTTTAGGATTTTAGAAAGCAAGAACCACCCTTTAAATTTGCTCAGTCAAATCCCTAAAGATTTAGGCGTGTGTGAGGATTGCTTGCGCGAGATCAGAGATAAAAACTCCCCCTATTTTCATTACGCTTTCAATTCTTGCGCGAAGTGCGGGGCAAGATACAGCCTTTTAAACGCCATGCCCTATGACAGAGAAAACTCCGCCCTAAAACCCTTCAAATTCTGTGAATTTTGCGCTTCTATCTATCAAGACCCCACCAATAAGCGCTTCCACATTCAAGGCATCAGCTGCAAAAAGTGCGGTATCGCGCTCAATTACAAGCGATTCAAGAATGATGACGCTCTTTTAGAATGCGCTAAAGACCTTCAAAAGGGTAAAATCATCGCTCTTAAAGGTTTGGGAGGCTTTGCTCTCTTGTGCGATGCGAGGAATTTTCAAACCATAGAAAGGTTACGGCTTTTAAAAAAACGCCCCCTAAAGCCTTTCGCGCTCATGTTTAAAGATTTGAACACAGCCAAACAGCATGCGTTTTTGAACGCGTTAGAATGCGAAAGCTTAATTTCTACAAGTGTTCCCATTCTTTTAGCCCGTAAAAAACCTGACACCCAATTAGCCCCCAATATCGCTAAAAACTCCCCCTTTTATGGCGTGATTTTGCCCTATACCCCTTTGCATGCTTTATTATTGGATTTATTGGATTTCCCTATTGTGTTCACGAGCGCGAATTTCAGCTCCCTCCCTTTAGCAAGCGATGAAAAAGAGATCGATTCGCTTCATTTTATTTTTGATTTTAAGCTCACGCACAATCGCGCCATCATCCACAGGATTGATGACAGTATCGTGCAGCGTGTGGATAATGTTATTCGCCCCATGCGTTTGGCTAGAGGGTTTGCCCCCCTTTACCTCACTTTGCCCAAACGCTCTTTTAATGCGCCCAAAAAGATTTTAGCGCTTGGAGCGGAGCAAAAAGGGCATTTTAGTTTATTGGATAGCGAAACTTCTGTTCTTTTACTCTCGCCTTTTTGTGGGGATTTGAGCGTTTTAGAAAATGAAAAACACTTTAAAGAAACTTTGAATTTTTTCTTAAAAACCTATGATTTTAAACCCACGCTCTTAGCTTGCGACAAGCATCAAAACTACACCACCACTCAAATGGCTTTTGAATTTAATACGCCCTTATTGCAAGTCCAGCACCACCATGCCCACTTTTTAGCGAGCGTCTTAGACGCATTATTACAAAATCCGCATTTAAATCACCCCTTTATAGGTATTGTTTGGGACGGGAGTGGGGCTTATGACAATAAGGTTTATGGGGCAGAGTGTTTTGTGGGGGATTTTGAACGCATTGAAGAAATCGCCAGATTTGAAGAATTTTGGCTTTTGGGGGGGCAAAAAGCGATCAAAGAGCCTAAACGCCTAGTTTTAGAAATCGCTTTAAAACACCAACTCAACAAGCTTTTAGGGCGTGTTCAAAAACATTTTAAAGAAGACGAATTAGAAATTTTCCAACAAATGCATGACAAAAAAATTCAAAGCGTCGCCACCAATTCCATAGGGCGTTTGTTTGATATAGTAGCGTTTAGTTTGGATTTAACAGGAACGATTAGCTTTGAAGCAGAGAGCGGGCAGGTTTTAGAAAATCTAGCCTTACAAAGCGATGAGATCGCTTTTTACCCTTTTGAAATCAAAAACAGCGTGGTGGGTTTGAAAGCATTTTATCAAGCGTTTGAAAAGGATTTGGGCGTTTTAGAACCCAAACGCATCGCTAAGAAATTTTTTAACAGCTTAGTAGAAATCATTACCGCTTTGATTGCACCCTTTAAAGAGCATGTCGTGGTGTGTAGTGGGGGCGTGTTTTGCAACCAATTATTATGCGAACAATTAGCCAAACGATTCAAAAAGCTTCAAAGGGAGTATTTTTTCCACAAGCATTTCCCCCCTAATGACAGCAGTATCCCTATCGGTCAAGCCTTAATGGCGTATTTCAACCCTACAATCATTAAAAAAGGATAA
- a CDS encoding DNA-methyltransferase, whose product MIQIHHADAFEIIKDFYRQNLKVDAIITDPPYNISVKNNFSTLKSAKRQGIDFGEWDKNFKLLEWIKRYAPLVNPNGCMVIFCSYRFISYIADFLEENGFVVKDFIQWVKNNPMPRNIHRRYVQDTEFALWAVKKKAKWVFNKPKNEKYLRPLILKSPVVSGLERVKHPTQKSLALMEKIISIHTNPNDIVLDPFMGSGTTGLACKNLERNFIGIESEKEYFQTAQKRLNLF is encoded by the coding sequence ATGATACAAATCCATCACGCTGACGCTTTTGAAATCATCAAAGATTTTTACCGGCAAAATTTAAAAGTGGATGCGATCATCACGGATCCTCCTTATAACATTTCGGTTAAAAACAATTTTTCCACCCTAAAGAGCGCTAAAAGGCAAGGCATAGATTTTGGGGAATGGGATAAAAATTTCAAGCTTTTAGAATGGATCAAGCGCTACGCCCCCTTAGTCAATCCAAACGGCTGCATGGTGATTTTTTGCTCTTACAGGTTTATAAGCTATATCGCTGATTTTTTAGAAGAAAACGGCTTTGTGGTCAAAGACTTTATCCAATGGGTTAAAAATAATCCAATGCCAAGAAACATCCACCGGCGCTATGTCCAAGACACGGAATTTGCCCTATGGGCGGTTAAAAAGAAAGCTAAATGGGTGTTTAACAAACCCAAAAATGAAAAATATTTGCGGCCTTTGATCTTAAAAAGCCCTGTGGTGAGCGGGCTTGAAAGAGTGAAACACCCCACGCAAAAAAGCCTAGCCTTAATGGAAAAAATCATTTCCATCCACACAAACCCTAATGACATCGTGCTAGATCCTTTCATGGGGAGCGGCACCACCGGCTTAGCGTGCAAAAATTTAGAACGGAATTTTATCGGTATAGAATCAGAAAAAGAATATTTTCAAACCGCACAAAAGCGTTTGAATCTGTTTTAA
- the hypE gene encoding hydrogenase expression/formation protein HypE — MDSVTLACGNGGKETNALIERIFMPYLKEFIVAFDEDAPKFEASGEYCVSTDSFVITPLIFNGGDIGKLCVCGSANDVSVQGGEPLYLNMGFILEEGLEIPLLKQILQSIQKELFKANLKLLSLDTKVVPKGSVDKLFINTTCIGKTIKPGISSRHLKQGQAIIISDTIANHGASLFAMRHEIKLKTNLESDCQLLYPLLKPLFLSDLKIHALRDATRGGLASVLNEWANSSKVKIVIEEEKIPLKEETKGICEILGLEPYALANEGVFVLALNQKDAPKALEILKSNEKAKNACVIGGVFENPYPSVVLKNAWGFERILEMPEGELLPRIC, encoded by the coding sequence ATGGATAGCGTAACTCTAGCATGCGGGAACGGAGGGAAAGAAACAAACGCTTTAATTGAGCGAATCTTTATGCCCTATTTAAAAGAATTTATCGTTGCGTTTGATGAAGACGCCCCTAAATTTGAAGCTAGTGGGGAATATTGCGTGAGCACGGATAGCTTTGTCATCACGCCCTTAATTTTTAATGGAGGCGATATAGGCAAGCTTTGCGTTTGCGGGAGTGCGAATGATGTGAGCGTGCAAGGGGGCGAACCTTTGTATTTGAATATGGGTTTTATTTTAGAAGAAGGCTTAGAAATCCCTCTTTTAAAACAAATTTTACAATCCATACAAAAAGAATTGTTTAAAGCCAACCTGAAACTCCTCTCCCTAGACACTAAAGTCGTGCCAAAGGGGAGCGTGGATAAGCTTTTTATCAACACAACATGTATTGGTAAAACCATCAAGCCAGGGATTTCTTCACGCCATTTAAAACAAGGCCAAGCCATTATCATAAGCGACACTATCGCCAACCATGGGGCAAGCTTGTTTGCGATGCGTCATGAAATCAAGCTTAAAACTAATCTAGAAAGCGATTGCCAACTACTCTATCCCTTATTAAAACCCCTATTTTTAAGCGATCTCAAAATCCATGCTTTAAGAGATGCGACCAGGGGCGGATTAGCGAGCGTGCTGAACGAATGGGCGAACAGCTCCAAAGTGAAAATCGTTATAGAAGAAGAAAAAATCCCCTTAAAAGAAGAAACTAAAGGGATTTGTGAGATTTTAGGGCTAGAACCCTACGCACTAGCCAATGAGGGGGTGTTTGTTTTAGCACTCAATCAAAAAGACGCCCCTAAAGCCTTAGAAATTTTAAAAAGTAACGAAAAAGCTAAAAACGCTTGCGTGATTGGCGGAGTGTTTGAAAACCCTTATCCTAGCGTGGTTTTAAAGAACGCATGGGGTTTTGAAAGGATCTTAGAGATGCCAGAAGGCGAATTATTGCCTAGGATTTGTTAA
- a CDS encoding GDP-L-fucose synthase family protein, translating into MNEIILITGAYGMVGQNTALYFKKNKPDVTLLTPKKSELYLLDKDNVQAYLKEYKPTGIIHCAGRVGGIVANMNDLSTYMVENLLMGLYLFSSALDLGVKKAINLASSCAYPKFAPNPLKESDLLNGSLEPTNEGYALAKLSVMKYCEYVSAEKGVFYKTLVPCNLYGEFDKFEEKIAHMIPGLIARMHTAKLKNEKEFVMWGDGTARREYLNAKDLARFISLAYENIASIPSVMNVGSGVDYSIEEYYKMVAQVLDYKGAFVKDLSKPVGMQQKLMDISKQKALKWELEIPLEKGIKEAYEYYLKLLEV; encoded by the coding sequence ATGAATGAGATTATTTTAATCACCGGCGCCTATGGCATGGTGGGGCAGAACACGGCGTTGTATTTTAAAAAAAATAAGCCTGATGTTACTCTACTCACCCCTAAAAAGAGCGAATTGTATTTACTGGATAAAGACAATGTTCAAGCTTATTTGAAAGAATACAAGCCTACAGGCATTATCCATTGTGCCGGGAGAGTGGGGGGCATTGTCGCTAACATGAACGATCTTTCAACTTACATGGTTGAGAATTTATTGATGGGCTTGTACCTCTTTTCTAGCGCTTTAGATTTGGGCGTGAAAAAAGCCATTAACCTAGCGAGCTCTTGCGCTTATCCTAAATTCGCCCCTAACCCTTTAAAAGAAAGCGATTTATTGAACGGCTCTTTAGAGCCAACGAATGAAGGCTACGCTTTAGCCAAACTCTCTGTGATGAAGTATTGCGAGTATGTGAGCGCTGAAAAAGGCGTTTTTTATAAAACCCTAGTGCCTTGCAACCTTTATGGCGAGTTTGACAAATTTGAAGAAAAAATAGCGCACATGATACCCGGGCTTATTGCTAGGATGCACACCGCTAAATTAAAAAATGAAAAAGAGTTTGTGATGTGGGGCGATGGCACGGCTAGGAGAGAATATTTAAACGCTAAAGATTTAGCCAGGTTCATTTCTCTAGCTTATGAGAATATCGCTTCAATCCCTAGCGTGATGAATGTCGGCTCTGGTGTGGATTACAGCATTGAAGAGTATTACAAAATGGTCGCTCAGGTTTTAGATTATAAGGGCGCGTTTGTGAAAGACTTGTCCAAACCAGTGGGCATGCAGCAAAAGCTTATGGATATTTCCAAACAAAAGGCTTTAAAATGGGAATTAGAAATCCCTTTAGAGAAAGGTATCAAAGAAGCTTATGAGTATTATTTGAAACTTTTAGAGGTTTGA
- a CDS encoding DNA cytosine methyltransferase: MRKDSPKLYNHQATNHSQAALEKLKLINKEQGKECLPKNLHGKQQFKSTWGRLNWNKISPTIDTRFDTPSNGTNSHPELHRSITPREAARIQSFSDNYIFYGNKTSVCKQIGNAVPPLLALALGKAILKNLRK; encoded by the coding sequence ATGCGAAAAGATAGCCCTAAATTATACAACCACCAAGCCACCAACCACTCGCAAGCCGCTTTAGAGAAATTAAAACTCATCAATAAAGAGCAAGGCAAAGAATGCTTGCCTAAAAACTTGCATGGCAAACAGCAATTCAAAAGCACATGGGGGCGCTTAAATTGGAATAAAATCAGCCCCACCATAGACACACGCTTTGACACTCCCAGCAACGGCACCAACTCCCACCCCGAATTGCACCGCTCTATCACGCCCAGAGAAGCCGCCAGGATACAAAGTTTTAGCGATAATTATATCTTTTATGGCAATAAAACGAGCGTTTGCAAGCAAATCGGTAACGCTGTGCCTCCTCTTCTAGCCCTAGCTTTAGGCAAAGCGATCTTAAAAAACTTAAGAAAATGA